In Gemmatimonadaceae bacterium, one genomic interval encodes:
- a CDS encoding outer membrane lipoprotein carrier protein LolA, which translates to MKISAVILALGVSTSLQGQSPNAIMERAVASYSATRSMRAEFQQKLTNPLTGSTSVSNGIMLRRDPNLLSVNFSDPKGDRVVADGKSLWLYLPSSAPGQVIRMPSNKGSAAMIDPGSLFLSSPGTRYKITGEGTATVAGRRSNVVSLVPRKANQTFTRAKVWIDASDNMIRQFELVDLNGLTRLVTITKAEKNPVIAKSEFTFTPPRNVRVIDSSTLSGM; encoded by the coding sequence ATGAAAATCTCAGCCGTTATTCTGGCGCTCGGTGTGTCAACCAGCCTTCAGGGGCAGTCGCCCAACGCCATCATGGAGCGAGCGGTGGCCTCGTATTCAGCAACGCGAAGCATGCGTGCCGAGTTTCAGCAGAAGCTCACCAATCCACTTACCGGGAGTACTTCAGTGTCGAACGGGATAATGCTCCGTCGCGACCCGAACCTGCTGTCGGTGAACTTCAGCGATCCAAAAGGTGACAGGGTCGTTGCTGATGGCAAGTCGCTCTGGCTGTATCTCCCCAGTAGTGCTCCAGGACAGGTCATCCGGATGCCATCGAACAAGGGTTCGGCAGCAATGATCGACCCGGGCAGTTTATTCCTGTCGTCGCCAGGCACCCGCTACAAAATCACGGGCGAGGGGACGGCTACCGTCGCTGGTCGCAGATCAAACGTCGTCAGTCTTGTCCCGCGCAAAGCAAATCAGACCTTTACCCGCGCCAAGGTATGGATCGACGCTTCCGACAACATGATCCGCCAATTCGAGCTCGTGGATCTCAACGGACTGACGCGCCTCGTCACCATCACGAAAGCCGAGAAGAATCCGGTCATCGCCAAGTCGGAGTTTACCTTTACCCCCCCTCGTAATGTACGGGTGATCGATTCGTCCACCCTGTCGGGAATGTAA
- a CDS encoding Rossmann-like and DUF2520 domain-containing protein, producing MSERVFIVGAGQVGRGLFRAFRASGVEVLGLHGHRPSAAATSSGPLPASIANANAIIVAVRDEQIDVAVEELMQDRRATGRGRLAAGTVIVHTSGSADPLTIARLADVNLNGGTFHPLVPFANADRAPELLRNAWIGIDGDDPARATSRRLAGSIGARTLDIPVGGKGVYHAAAVMSSNFPVVLAAVASRMLVDLGVPERSAQHAVHSLMQSAVSNIADAPAEKVLTGPVVRGDGETVRRHLTALRGFPDAKALYRRLSLAALEIASARGLDPERVAELQRLLLLR from the coding sequence GTGAGTGAGAGGGTTTTTATTGTTGGTGCGGGGCAGGTTGGGCGCGGATTGTTCCGCGCCTTTCGCGCCTCCGGGGTGGAAGTGCTGGGACTTCACGGGCACAGGCCGTCCGCTGCCGCCACATCGAGCGGACCACTGCCTGCGTCAATTGCAAACGCGAATGCCATCATCGTAGCCGTTCGCGATGAGCAGATAGATGTTGCGGTCGAGGAGCTTATGCAGGACAGGCGGGCAACGGGCAGGGGCCGCCTCGCGGCAGGAACTGTGATCGTTCATACGTCTGGCAGCGCGGATCCCCTGACCATTGCGCGCCTGGCTGACGTCAATCTGAACGGAGGCACTTTCCACCCGTTGGTGCCGTTTGCAAATGCAGATCGGGCCCCCGAGCTGCTACGAAACGCGTGGATAGGCATAGATGGCGATGACCCCGCCCGGGCTACCTCCCGGCGGCTGGCAGGCAGCATCGGCGCCCGCACGCTGGATATCCCCGTCGGCGGCAAGGGTGTCTATCATGCCGCCGCTGTGATGAGCTCTAACTTTCCAGTAGTGCTGGCCGCCGTGGCGAGCCGCATGCTTGTGGACCTGGGCGTGCCGGAACGAAGTGCACAGCATGCGGTGCACAGCCTCATGCAGAGTGCCGTGTCGAATATCGCCGATGCGCCAGCCGAGAAGGTACTTACCGGGCCCGTTGTGCGCGGCGATGGAGAGACTGTGAGAAGGCATCTCACTGCGCTTCGCGGATTTCCCGACGCAAAAGCGCTTTACCGGCGGCTGTCCCTGGCAGCTCTCGAGATCGCCAGCGCTCGGGGATTGGATCCAGAACGGGTTGCCGAGCTTCAGAGGTTGCTGTTACTACGATGA
- the aroF gene encoding 3-deoxy-7-phosphoheptulonate synthase, whose protein sequence is MHHSATSADIARVVEAVEGMGYEARPMPGAQRTAIGIVGNDGRVDSSRIAALTGVAQVIHVTQPYKQVSREWRPENTVVTIAPGVSFGGVDVPVIAGPCSVESEVQILEAAHAVKNAGGAGLRGGAFKPRSSPYSFQGLGKKGLALLALARRETGLPIVTEAMDDEGAHLVAEVADCIQIGARNMQNYSLLKCVGRIGKPVLLKRGMAATIGDLLLSAEYILAEGNNQVILCERGVRTFDPSARNMFDLTAIPTVHQLSHLPIVGDPSHGTGVREKVTPMARAALAAGADGILVEMHPHPDSALSDGAQSLFPGQLNSLIDELRAVATAIGRRVTPGAMSPERGAEPSADAGTQANPAGTH, encoded by the coding sequence ATGCATCACAGTGCAACGAGCGCTGATATTGCGCGGGTTGTGGAAGCCGTTGAAGGCATGGGTTATGAAGCGCGCCCGATGCCAGGAGCGCAACGCACCGCGATTGGCATTGTCGGGAATGACGGACGCGTGGATTCGTCGCGCATCGCCGCCCTGACAGGTGTTGCGCAGGTGATCCACGTCACGCAGCCATACAAGCAGGTGTCGAGGGAATGGCGGCCGGAAAACACTGTGGTGACCATCGCGCCGGGAGTGTCATTTGGCGGAGTGGACGTGCCGGTAATTGCGGGGCCTTGCTCCGTTGAATCGGAGGTTCAGATTCTGGAAGCAGCACATGCCGTGAAAAATGCCGGAGGGGCAGGGCTGCGTGGCGGTGCGTTCAAACCACGGAGCTCGCCGTACTCGTTTCAGGGCCTGGGGAAAAAAGGTCTCGCGCTGCTGGCGCTGGCGCGCCGCGAGACAGGGTTGCCGATCGTGACGGAGGCGATGGATGACGAGGGCGCGCATCTGGTAGCCGAAGTTGCCGACTGTATTCAGATAGGCGCGCGCAACATGCAGAACTATTCGCTGCTCAAATGTGTTGGCAGAATTGGCAAACCGGTGCTGTTAAAGCGTGGCATGGCAGCTACCATCGGCGATCTGCTGCTCAGCGCGGAGTACATTCTCGCGGAAGGAAACAATCAGGTCATCCTCTGCGAGCGTGGTGTGAGAACCTTCGATCCCTCGGCCCGCAACATGTTCGACCTGACGGCGATTCCCACCGTGCATCAACTCTCGCACCTCCCGATCGTAGGGGACCCGAGCCACGGAACCGGCGTTCGTGAAAAAGTGACGCCGATGGCCCGCGCGGCGCTTGCAGCCGGCGCCGACGGCATACTGGTCGAGATGCATCCGCACCCCGATAGTGCGCTGTCCGACGGAGCGCAGTCATTGTTTCCCGGTCAGCTTAACTCGCTGATCGACGAGTTGCGGGCGGTCGCGACAGCAATTGGAAGGCGTGTCACCCCGGGGGCGATGTCACCTGAACGGGGTGCTGAGCCAAGCGCGGATGCAGGAACGCAGGCCAACCCGGCGGGTACCCATTGA